A genomic region of Saccopteryx bilineata isolate mSacBil1 chromosome 1, mSacBil1_pri_phased_curated, whole genome shotgun sequence contains the following coding sequences:
- the FADS1 gene encoding acyl-CoA (8-3)-desaturase isoform X2 produces the protein MNSLLIGELSPEQPSFEPTKNKELTDEFRELRTTVEQMGLMKANHVFFLLYLLHILLLDVAAWLTLWVFGTSFVPFVLCAVLLSTVQAQAGWLQHDFGHLSVFSTSTWNHLLHHFVIGHLKGAPASWWNHMHFQHHAKPNCFRKDPDINMHPFFFALGKILSVELGKQKKKYMPYNHQHKYFFLIGPPALLPLYFQWYIFYFVIQRKKWVDLAWMVTFYVRICLTYVPLLGVKGLLGLFFMVRFLESNWFVWVTQMNHIPMHIDHDRNRDWVSTQLQATCNVHKSAFNDWFSGHLNFQIEHHLFPTMPRHNYHKVAPLVQSLCAKHGIEYQSKSLLSAFADIVHSLKESGQLWLDAYLHQ, from the exons ATGAACTCTCTCCTGATTGGAGAACTGTCTCCGGAGCAGCCTAGCTTTGAGCCCACTAAGAAT AAAGAGCTGACCGATGAGTTCCGGGAGCTACGGACCACAGTGGAGCAGATGGGGCTCATGAAGGCCAACCACGTCTTCTTCCTGCTGTACCTGCTGCACATCCTGCTGCTGGATGTTGCTGCCTGGCTCACGCTTTGGGTCTTTGGGACGTCCTTTGTGCCCTTCGTCCTTTGCGCGGTGCTACTCAGCACAGTTCAG gcccaggctggctggctgcagCATGACTTTGGGCACCTCTCTGTATTCAGCACCTCTACGTGGAACCACCTGCTACATCATTTTGTGATTGGCCACCTGAAG GGGGCCCCGGCCAGTTGGTGGAACCACATGCACTTCCAGCACCACGCCAAGCCCAACTGCTTCCGCAAAGACCCAGACATCAACATGCACCCCTTCTTCTTTGCCTTGGGGAAGATCCTCTCTGTGGAG CttgggaaacagaagaaaaagtacaTGCCATACAACCACCAGCACAAATACTTCTTCTTGA TTGGGCCCCCAGCCTTGCTGCCTCTCTACTTCCAGtggtatattttctattttgtcatCCAGCGCAAGAAGTGGGTG GACTTGGCCTGGATGGTCACCTTCTACGTCCGCATCTGCCTCACTTACGTGCCGTTATTGGGGGTGAAAGGCTTGCTGGGCCTTTTCTTCATGGTCAG GTTTCTGGAAAGCAACTGGTTTGTGTGGGTGACCCAGATGAACCATATCCCTATGCACATTGATCACGACCGGAACAGGGACTGGGTCTCCACCCAG ctccaggCCACATGCAACGTCCACAAGTCTGCCTTCAATGACTGGTTCAGTGGACATCTCAACTTCCAGATCGAGCACCA TCTTTTTCCCACGATGCCTCGACACAATTACCACAAGGTGGCTCCCCTGGTGCAGTCCCTGTGTGCCAAGCATGGCATTGAGTACCAGTCCAAGTCCCTGCTCTCAGCCTTTGCCGACATCGTTCA CTCGCTGAAGGAGTCCGGGCAACTCTGGCTAGATGCTTATCTTCACCAATAA
- the FEN1 gene encoding flap endonuclease 1 — protein sequence MGIQGLAKLIADVAPSAIRENDIKSYFGRKVAIDASMSIYQFLIAVRQGGDVLQNEEGETTSHLMGMFYRTIRMIENGIKPVYVFDGKPPQLKSGELAKRSERRAEAEKQLHQAQAAGAEEDVEKFTKRLVKVTKQHNDECKHLLSLMGIPYLDAPSEAEASCAALVKAGKVYAAATEDMDCLTFGSPVLMRHLTASEAKKLPIQEFHLSRILQELGLNQEQFVDLCILLGSDYCESIRGIGPKRAVDLIQKHKSIEEIVRRLDPNKYPVPANWLHKEAQQLFLEPEVLDADSVELKWSEPKEEELVKFMCGEKQFSEERIRSGVRRLSKSRQGSTQGRLDDFFKVTGSLSSAKRKEPEPKGSAKKKAKTGAAGKFKRGK from the coding sequence ATGGGTATTCAAGGCCTGGCCAAACTGATTGCCGATGTGGCCCCCAGTGCCATCCGGGAGAATGACATCAAGAGCTACTTTGGCCGCAAGGTGGCCATTGATGCCTCCATGAGCATTTATCAGTTCCTGATTGCTGTTCGCCAGGGCGGGGATGTGCTGCAGAATGAGGAGGGTGAGACCACCAGCCACCTGATGGGCATGTTCTACCGCACCATCCGCATGATAGAGAATGGCATCAAGCCCGTGTACGTCTTTGATGGCAAGCCGCCACAGCTCAAGTCCGGCGAGCTGGCCAAACGCAGTGAGCGGCGGGCTGAGGCCGAGAAGCAGCTGCATCAGGCTCAGGCTGCTGGGGCCGAGGAGGACGTGGAGAAGTTTACTAAGCGGCTGGTGAAGGTCACCAAGCAACACAACGATGAGTGCAAGCACCTACTGAGCCTCATGGGCATCCCGTACCTCGATGCTCCCAGCGAGGCAGAGGCCAGCTGCGCAGCCCTGGTGAAGGCTGGCAAAGTCTATGCTGCGGCCACGGAGGACATGGACTGCCTGACCTTCGGCAGCCCTGTGCTAATGCGGCACCTGACTGCCAGCGAGGCCAAGAAGCTGCCCATCCAGGAGTTTCACCTGAGCCGGATCCTGCAGGAGCTGGGCCTGAACCAAGAGCAGTTTGTGGATCTGTGCATCCTGCTGGGCAGTGACTACTGCGAGAGCATCCGGGGCATCGGGCCCAAGCGGGCCGTCGACCTCATCCAGAAGCACAAGAGCATCGAGGAGATCGTGCGTCGGCTCGACCCCAACAAGTACCCCGTGCCGGCAAACTGGCTTCACAAGGAGGCCCAGCAGCTCTTCCTGGAGCCCGAGGTGCTGGACGCGGACTCCGTGGAGCTGAAGTGGAGCGAGCCAAAGGAAGAAGAGCTCGTCAAGTTCATGTGCGGCGAGAAGCAGTTCTCCGAGGAGCGGATCCGCAGTGGGGTCAGGCGGCTGAGCAAGAGCCGCCAAGGCAGCACCCAAGGTCGCCTGGATGATTTCTTCAAGGTGACCGGCTCTCTCTCGTCAGCTAAGCGCAAGGAGCCAGAACCCAAGGGATCTGCTAAGAAGAAGGCAAAGACTGGAGCAGCAGGGAAGtttaaaagggggaaataa
- the TMEM258 gene encoding transmembrane protein 258: MELEAMSRYTSPVNPAVFPHLTVVLLAIGMFFTAWFFVYEVTSTKYTRDIYKELLISLVASLFMGFGVLFLLLWVGIYV, encoded by the exons ATG GAGCTCGAGGCCATGAGCAGATACACCAGCCCAGTGAACCCAGCTGTCTTCCCCCACCTGACCGTGGTCTTGTTGGCCATTGGCATGTTCTTCACTGCCTGGTTCTTCGT TTACGAGGTCACCTCCACCAAGTACACTCGGGACATCTACAAAGAGCTGCTCATCTCCTTGGTGGCCTCACTCTTCATGGGCTTTGGAgtcctcttcctgctgctctgggtCGGCATCTACGTATAA
- the FADS1 gene encoding acyl-CoA (8-3)-desaturase isoform X1 — protein MAPETAAQGPTPRYFTWDEVAQRSGREKERWLVIERKVYNISEFTRRHPGGSRVISHYAGQDATDPFVAFHINKGLVRKYMNSLLIGELSPEQPSFEPTKNKELTDEFRELRTTVEQMGLMKANHVFFLLYLLHILLLDVAAWLTLWVFGTSFVPFVLCAVLLSTVQAQAGWLQHDFGHLSVFSTSTWNHLLHHFVIGHLKGAPASWWNHMHFQHHAKPNCFRKDPDINMHPFFFALGKILSVELGKQKKKYMPYNHQHKYFFLIGPPALLPLYFQWYIFYFVIQRKKWVDLAWMVTFYVRICLTYVPLLGVKGLLGLFFMVRFLESNWFVWVTQMNHIPMHIDHDRNRDWVSTQLQATCNVHKSAFNDWFSGHLNFQIEHHLFPTMPRHNYHKVAPLVQSLCAKHGIEYQSKSLLSAFADIVHSLKESGQLWLDAYLHQ, from the exons ATGGCTCCCGAGACCGCTGCCCAGGGGCCGACCCCGCGCTACTTCACCTGGGACGAAGTGGCGCAGCGCTCCGGGCGCGAGAAGGAGCGGTGGCTGGTGATCGAGCGGAAGGTGTATAACATCAGCGAGTTCACCCGCCGGCACCCCGGAGGCTCCCGAGTTATCAGCCATTACGCGGGGCAGGATGCTACG GATCCCTTTGTGGCATTCCACATCAACAAGGGCCTTGTGAGGAAGTACATGAACTCTCTCCTGATTGGAGAACTGTCTCCGGAGCAGCCTAGCTTTGAGCCCACTAAGAAT AAAGAGCTGACCGATGAGTTCCGGGAGCTACGGACCACAGTGGAGCAGATGGGGCTCATGAAGGCCAACCACGTCTTCTTCCTGCTGTACCTGCTGCACATCCTGCTGCTGGATGTTGCTGCCTGGCTCACGCTTTGGGTCTTTGGGACGTCCTTTGTGCCCTTCGTCCTTTGCGCGGTGCTACTCAGCACAGTTCAG gcccaggctggctggctgcagCATGACTTTGGGCACCTCTCTGTATTCAGCACCTCTACGTGGAACCACCTGCTACATCATTTTGTGATTGGCCACCTGAAG GGGGCCCCGGCCAGTTGGTGGAACCACATGCACTTCCAGCACCACGCCAAGCCCAACTGCTTCCGCAAAGACCCAGACATCAACATGCACCCCTTCTTCTTTGCCTTGGGGAAGATCCTCTCTGTGGAG CttgggaaacagaagaaaaagtacaTGCCATACAACCACCAGCACAAATACTTCTTCTTGA TTGGGCCCCCAGCCTTGCTGCCTCTCTACTTCCAGtggtatattttctattttgtcatCCAGCGCAAGAAGTGGGTG GACTTGGCCTGGATGGTCACCTTCTACGTCCGCATCTGCCTCACTTACGTGCCGTTATTGGGGGTGAAAGGCTTGCTGGGCCTTTTCTTCATGGTCAG GTTTCTGGAAAGCAACTGGTTTGTGTGGGTGACCCAGATGAACCATATCCCTATGCACATTGATCACGACCGGAACAGGGACTGGGTCTCCACCCAG ctccaggCCACATGCAACGTCCACAAGTCTGCCTTCAATGACTGGTTCAGTGGACATCTCAACTTCCAGATCGAGCACCA TCTTTTTCCCACGATGCCTCGACACAATTACCACAAGGTGGCTCCCCTGGTGCAGTCCCTGTGTGCCAAGCATGGCATTGAGTACCAGTCCAAGTCCCTGCTCTCAGCCTTTGCCGACATCGTTCA CTCGCTGAAGGAGTCCGGGCAACTCTGGCTAGATGCTTATCTTCACCAATAA